A genomic region of Nymphaea colorata isolate Beijing-Zhang1983 chromosome 2, ASM883128v2, whole genome shotgun sequence contains the following coding sequences:
- the LOC116248727 gene encoding cold-responsive protein kinase 1-like isoform X4 produces the protein MHCCFFPTLLFSIVFYVLSCDLGGFLRPADASPQSVLLNKGCSQYNVANTATFFQNLNSSFNDLRAQLNSKKFATTEKAQGSDPVYVLAQCRDYLSTSDCLSCFTTAELQIRNCSSANGARVIYDGCFIRYESNNFFDQTTLPGNVALCGNQTATQKGTFIQLADRVLSDLASATPKIHGYFAAVKSEGSQNTVVYAVAQCILTASESECTNCLNVAYTNIKSCPPEADGRAVDAGCFMRYSSSPFFLDNQTVDITSFLGKNGSSKKYILGGVLGGGALVVILALSFFIFWRQSRKAPSAKGDILVATELQGPMNFHYSDLRTATSNFSLENKLGEGGFGEVYKGILKNGKVVAVKKLAIEKSQKAKDSFEGEVKLISNVHHRNLVRLLGCCSKGPDMMLVYEYMPNKSLDIFLFGDQQGTLNWKQRFGIIVGMARGLAYLHDEFHVCIIHRDIKSSNILLDNDFQPKIADFGLARLLPEGQSHLSTRFAGTLGYTAPEYAIHGQLSEKVDTYSFGVVVLEIVSGRRSNDIKLEPVTQYLLEWAWRLYESDSLLELVDQHFDPNEFTEEEMIKVIKIALLCTQSAVSMRPTMSEVVVMLLNKGELGLSKPTRPTFIDATNRVRGDTSTSSASCKSNATMSMSLGAR, from the exons ATGCATTGCTGCTTCTTCCCGACTCTccttttttcaattgttttttacGTTCTTTCATGTGATCTCGGCGGGTTTCTACG CCCTGCAGATGCAAGCCCACAATCTGTCCTCTTAAACAAAGGCTGCAGCCAATACAATGTGGCCAACACAGCTACTTTCTTCCAAAACCTTAATTCCTCCTTCAATGATCTACGTGCCCAATTGAATTCGAAAAAGTTTGCCACAACCGAGAAAGCCCAAGGGTCAGACCCAGTCTATGTCTTAGCACAGTGCCGGGACTACCTCTCTACATCTGACTGCTTGTCTTGTTTCACAACAGCTGAACTTCAGATACGCAATTGTTCATCTGCAAACGGTGCTAGAGTCATCTATGATGGCTGTTTCATAAGATATGAAAGCAATAATTTCTTTGACCAGACAACCTTACCAGGAAATGTTGCCTTGTGTGGAAACCAGACTGCAACCCAGAAAGGGACCTTTATTCAACTTGCTGATAGAGTCTTAAGTGATCTAGCTTCTGCGACTCCAAAAATCCATGGTTATTTTGCTGCTGTAAAGTCCGAAGGAAGTCAGAATACTGTTGTGTATGCTGTTGCCCAATGCATACTGACTGCTTCTGAAAGTGAATGTACGAATTGCCTGAATGTTGCGTATACCAACATAAAAAGTTGTCCACCAGAGGCTGATGGACGAGCTGTGGATGCTGGGTGTTTCATGAGATATTCAAGTTCACCTTTCTTTTTGGACAACCAGACCGTTGATATCACAAGTTTCCTCGGCAAAA ATGGTTCAAGCAAGAAATATATCCTTGGAGGTGTCCTTGGTGGAGGAGCTCTAGTTGTTATCTTAGCtctttcattcttcattttttggcGGCAATCCAGAAAAGCACCTTCTGCtaaag GAGACATATTAGTTGCGACTGAACTGCAAGGCCCAATGAACTTCCATTATTCTGATCTTAGAACTGCCACAAGTAATTTCAGCCTAGAGAACAAGCTTGGTGAAGGAGGCTTTGGGGAGGTTTacaag GGTATCCTTAAGAATGGAAAGGTGGTAGCTGTCAAGAAACTAGCAATAGAGAAGTCACAGAAGGCAAAGGATTCATTTGAGGGTGAAGTGAAACTTATTAGCAATGTGCATCACAGGAATCTTGTTCGGCTTCTTGGTTGTTGCAGCAAAGGCCCTGATATGATGCTTGTATATGAGTACATGCCCAACAAAAGCCTTGACATATTCTTATTTG GTGACCAGCAAGGCACACTAAACTGGAAGCAGCGGTTTGGCATAATTGTTGGGATGGCAAGAGGCCTTGCATACTTGCATGACGAATTCCATGTGTGCATTATACATCGCGACATCAAGTCAAGCAATATACTTCTTGATAACGATTTTCAGCCTAAGATTGCTGATTTTGGACTTGCAAGGCTTCTTCCAGAAGGCCAAAGCCATCTTAGCACCAGATTTGCAGGAACCTT GGGTTACACTGCACCTGAATATGCAATCCATGGGCAATTGTCAGAGAAAGTGGACACTTACAGCTTTGGTGTGGTTGTCCTGGAAATCGTAAGTGGTCGAAGGAGCAATGACATAAAACTGGAGCCCGTTACTCAATATCTGCTTGAGTGG GCATGGAGATTATATGAGTCAGACTCACTTTTAGAATTAGTGGATCAGCACTTTGACCCAAATGAGTTCACAGAAGAGGAAATGATTAAGGTGATTAAGATAGCGCTTCTTTGTACCCAGTCTGCTGTCTCCATGAGGCCAACAATGTCCGAGGTGGTAGTTATGCTCCTAAATAAAGGGGAGTTGGGTTTGAGCAAGCCAACAAGACCAACTTTCATAGATGCCACAAACAGAGTTCGTGGTGATACATCTACATCAAGTGCCTCATGCAAATCTAACGCCACAATGTCAATGTCCCTTGGAGCTCGTTGa
- the LOC116248727 gene encoding cysteine-rich receptor-like protein kinase 2 isoform X2: MNCSHSHSCWRVVLIFGWEFSSSFIIFPRLSSFLLARRRLSSCRVFAATQMHCCFFPTLLFSIVFYVLSCDLGGFLRPADASPQSVLLNKGCSQYNVANTATFFQNLNSSFNDLRAQLNSKKFATTEKAQGSDPVYVLAQCRDYLSTSDCLSCFTTAELQIRNCSSANGARVIYDGCFIRYESNNFFDQTTLPGNVALCGNQTATQKGTFIQLADRVLSDLASATPKIHGYFAAVKSEGSQNTVVYAVAQCILTASESECTNCLNVAYTNIKSCPPEADGRAVDAGCFMRYSSSPFFLDNQTVDITSFLGKNGSSKKYILGGVLGGGALVVILALSFFIFWRQSRKAPSAKGDILVATELQGPMNFHYSDLRTATSNFSLENKLGEGGFGEVYKGILKNGKVVAVKKLAIEKSQKAKDSFEGEVKLISNVHHRNLVRLLGCCSKGPDMMLVYEYMPNKSLDIFLFGDQQGTLNWKQRFGIIVGMARGLAYLHDEFHVCIIHRDIKSSNILLDNDFQPKIADFGLARLLPEGQSHLSTRFAGTLGYTAPEYAIHGQLSEKVDTYSFGVVVLEIVSGRRSNDIKLEPVTQYLLEWSAVSMRPTMSEVVVMLLNKGELGLSKPTRPTFIDATNRVRGDTSTSSASCKSNATMSMSLGAR, from the exons ATGAATTGTTCGCACTCTCATTCCTGTTGGCGCGTAGTTTTAATTTTCGGTTGggaattctcctcctccttcatcaTCTTCCCACGCCTCTCTTCCTTCCTACTCGCTAGGCGGCGTCTTTCTTCCTGTAGG GTTTTCGCGGCAACTCAGATGCATTGCTGCTTCTTCCCGACTCTccttttttcaattgttttttacGTTCTTTCATGTGATCTCGGCGGGTTTCTACG CCCTGCAGATGCAAGCCCACAATCTGTCCTCTTAAACAAAGGCTGCAGCCAATACAATGTGGCCAACACAGCTACTTTCTTCCAAAACCTTAATTCCTCCTTCAATGATCTACGTGCCCAATTGAATTCGAAAAAGTTTGCCACAACCGAGAAAGCCCAAGGGTCAGACCCAGTCTATGTCTTAGCACAGTGCCGGGACTACCTCTCTACATCTGACTGCTTGTCTTGTTTCACAACAGCTGAACTTCAGATACGCAATTGTTCATCTGCAAACGGTGCTAGAGTCATCTATGATGGCTGTTTCATAAGATATGAAAGCAATAATTTCTTTGACCAGACAACCTTACCAGGAAATGTTGCCTTGTGTGGAAACCAGACTGCAACCCAGAAAGGGACCTTTATTCAACTTGCTGATAGAGTCTTAAGTGATCTAGCTTCTGCGACTCCAAAAATCCATGGTTATTTTGCTGCTGTAAAGTCCGAAGGAAGTCAGAATACTGTTGTGTATGCTGTTGCCCAATGCATACTGACTGCTTCTGAAAGTGAATGTACGAATTGCCTGAATGTTGCGTATACCAACATAAAAAGTTGTCCACCAGAGGCTGATGGACGAGCTGTGGATGCTGGGTGTTTCATGAGATATTCAAGTTCACCTTTCTTTTTGGACAACCAGACCGTTGATATCACAAGTTTCCTCGGCAAAA ATGGTTCAAGCAAGAAATATATCCTTGGAGGTGTCCTTGGTGGAGGAGCTCTAGTTGTTATCTTAGCtctttcattcttcattttttggcGGCAATCCAGAAAAGCACCTTCTGCtaaag GAGACATATTAGTTGCGACTGAACTGCAAGGCCCAATGAACTTCCATTATTCTGATCTTAGAACTGCCACAAGTAATTTCAGCCTAGAGAACAAGCTTGGTGAAGGAGGCTTTGGGGAGGTTTacaag GGTATCCTTAAGAATGGAAAGGTGGTAGCTGTCAAGAAACTAGCAATAGAGAAGTCACAGAAGGCAAAGGATTCATTTGAGGGTGAAGTGAAACTTATTAGCAATGTGCATCACAGGAATCTTGTTCGGCTTCTTGGTTGTTGCAGCAAAGGCCCTGATATGATGCTTGTATATGAGTACATGCCCAACAAAAGCCTTGACATATTCTTATTTG GTGACCAGCAAGGCACACTAAACTGGAAGCAGCGGTTTGGCATAATTGTTGGGATGGCAAGAGGCCTTGCATACTTGCATGACGAATTCCATGTGTGCATTATACATCGCGACATCAAGTCAAGCAATATACTTCTTGATAACGATTTTCAGCCTAAGATTGCTGATTTTGGACTTGCAAGGCTTCTTCCAGAAGGCCAAAGCCATCTTAGCACCAGATTTGCAGGAACCTT GGGTTACACTGCACCTGAATATGCAATCCATGGGCAATTGTCAGAGAAAGTGGACACTTACAGCTTTGGTGTGGTTGTCCTGGAAATCGTAAGTGGTCGAAGGAGCAATGACATAAAACTGGAGCCCGTTACTCAATATCTGCTTGAGTGG TCTGCTGTCTCCATGAGGCCAACAATGTCCGAGGTGGTAGTTATGCTCCTAAATAAAGGGGAGTTGGGTTTGAGCAAGCCAACAAGACCAACTTTCATAGATGCCACAAACAGAGTTCGTGGTGATACATCTACATCAAGTGCCTCATGCAAATCTAACGCCACAATGTCAATGTCCCTTGGAGCTCGTTGa
- the LOC116248727 gene encoding cysteine-rich receptor-like protein kinase 2 isoform X1 produces MNCSHSHSCWRVVLIFGWEFSSSFIIFPRLSSFLLARRRLSSCRVFAATQMHCCFFPTLLFSIVFYVLSCDLGGFLRPADASPQSVLLNKGCSQYNVANTATFFQNLNSSFNDLRAQLNSKKFATTEKAQGSDPVYVLAQCRDYLSTSDCLSCFTTAELQIRNCSSANGARVIYDGCFIRYESNNFFDQTTLPGNVALCGNQTATQKGTFIQLADRVLSDLASATPKIHGYFAAVKSEGSQNTVVYAVAQCILTASESECTNCLNVAYTNIKSCPPEADGRAVDAGCFMRYSSSPFFLDNQTVDITSFLGKNGSSKKYILGGVLGGGALVVILALSFFIFWRQSRKAPSAKGDILVATELQGPMNFHYSDLRTATSNFSLENKLGEGGFGEVYKGILKNGKVVAVKKLAIEKSQKAKDSFEGEVKLISNVHHRNLVRLLGCCSKGPDMMLVYEYMPNKSLDIFLFGDQQGTLNWKQRFGIIVGMARGLAYLHDEFHVCIIHRDIKSSNILLDNDFQPKIADFGLARLLPEGQSHLSTRFAGTLGYTAPEYAIHGQLSEKVDTYSFGVVVLEIVSGRRSNDIKLEPVTQYLLEWAWRLYESDSLLELVDQHFDPNEFTEEEMIKVIKIALLCTQSAVSMRPTMSEVVVMLLNKGELGLSKPTRPTFIDATNRVRGDTSTSSASCKSNATMSMSLGAR; encoded by the exons ATGAATTGTTCGCACTCTCATTCCTGTTGGCGCGTAGTTTTAATTTTCGGTTGggaattctcctcctccttcatcaTCTTCCCACGCCTCTCTTCCTTCCTACTCGCTAGGCGGCGTCTTTCTTCCTGTAGG GTTTTCGCGGCAACTCAGATGCATTGCTGCTTCTTCCCGACTCTccttttttcaattgttttttacGTTCTTTCATGTGATCTCGGCGGGTTTCTACG CCCTGCAGATGCAAGCCCACAATCTGTCCTCTTAAACAAAGGCTGCAGCCAATACAATGTGGCCAACACAGCTACTTTCTTCCAAAACCTTAATTCCTCCTTCAATGATCTACGTGCCCAATTGAATTCGAAAAAGTTTGCCACAACCGAGAAAGCCCAAGGGTCAGACCCAGTCTATGTCTTAGCACAGTGCCGGGACTACCTCTCTACATCTGACTGCTTGTCTTGTTTCACAACAGCTGAACTTCAGATACGCAATTGTTCATCTGCAAACGGTGCTAGAGTCATCTATGATGGCTGTTTCATAAGATATGAAAGCAATAATTTCTTTGACCAGACAACCTTACCAGGAAATGTTGCCTTGTGTGGAAACCAGACTGCAACCCAGAAAGGGACCTTTATTCAACTTGCTGATAGAGTCTTAAGTGATCTAGCTTCTGCGACTCCAAAAATCCATGGTTATTTTGCTGCTGTAAAGTCCGAAGGAAGTCAGAATACTGTTGTGTATGCTGTTGCCCAATGCATACTGACTGCTTCTGAAAGTGAATGTACGAATTGCCTGAATGTTGCGTATACCAACATAAAAAGTTGTCCACCAGAGGCTGATGGACGAGCTGTGGATGCTGGGTGTTTCATGAGATATTCAAGTTCACCTTTCTTTTTGGACAACCAGACCGTTGATATCACAAGTTTCCTCGGCAAAA ATGGTTCAAGCAAGAAATATATCCTTGGAGGTGTCCTTGGTGGAGGAGCTCTAGTTGTTATCTTAGCtctttcattcttcattttttggcGGCAATCCAGAAAAGCACCTTCTGCtaaag GAGACATATTAGTTGCGACTGAACTGCAAGGCCCAATGAACTTCCATTATTCTGATCTTAGAACTGCCACAAGTAATTTCAGCCTAGAGAACAAGCTTGGTGAAGGAGGCTTTGGGGAGGTTTacaag GGTATCCTTAAGAATGGAAAGGTGGTAGCTGTCAAGAAACTAGCAATAGAGAAGTCACAGAAGGCAAAGGATTCATTTGAGGGTGAAGTGAAACTTATTAGCAATGTGCATCACAGGAATCTTGTTCGGCTTCTTGGTTGTTGCAGCAAAGGCCCTGATATGATGCTTGTATATGAGTACATGCCCAACAAAAGCCTTGACATATTCTTATTTG GTGACCAGCAAGGCACACTAAACTGGAAGCAGCGGTTTGGCATAATTGTTGGGATGGCAAGAGGCCTTGCATACTTGCATGACGAATTCCATGTGTGCATTATACATCGCGACATCAAGTCAAGCAATATACTTCTTGATAACGATTTTCAGCCTAAGATTGCTGATTTTGGACTTGCAAGGCTTCTTCCAGAAGGCCAAAGCCATCTTAGCACCAGATTTGCAGGAACCTT GGGTTACACTGCACCTGAATATGCAATCCATGGGCAATTGTCAGAGAAAGTGGACACTTACAGCTTTGGTGTGGTTGTCCTGGAAATCGTAAGTGGTCGAAGGAGCAATGACATAAAACTGGAGCCCGTTACTCAATATCTGCTTGAGTGG GCATGGAGATTATATGAGTCAGACTCACTTTTAGAATTAGTGGATCAGCACTTTGACCCAAATGAGTTCACAGAAGAGGAAATGATTAAGGTGATTAAGATAGCGCTTCTTTGTACCCAGTCTGCTGTCTCCATGAGGCCAACAATGTCCGAGGTGGTAGTTATGCTCCTAAATAAAGGGGAGTTGGGTTTGAGCAAGCCAACAAGACCAACTTTCATAGATGCCACAAACAGAGTTCGTGGTGATACATCTACATCAAGTGCCTCATGCAAATCTAACGCCACAATGTCAATGTCCCTTGGAGCTCGTTGa
- the LOC116248727 gene encoding cold-responsive protein kinase 1-like isoform X3, with the protein MLVCWPHVLSWSQDLLGMTHIKHRDTKACLGFCPADASPQSVLLNKGCSQYNVANTATFFQNLNSSFNDLRAQLNSKKFATTEKAQGSDPVYVLAQCRDYLSTSDCLSCFTTAELQIRNCSSANGARVIYDGCFIRYESNNFFDQTTLPGNVALCGNQTATQKGTFIQLADRVLSDLASATPKIHGYFAAVKSEGSQNTVVYAVAQCILTASESECTNCLNVAYTNIKSCPPEADGRAVDAGCFMRYSSSPFFLDNQTVDITSFLGKNGSSKKYILGGVLGGGALVVILALSFFIFWRQSRKAPSAKGDILVATELQGPMNFHYSDLRTATSNFSLENKLGEGGFGEVYKGILKNGKVVAVKKLAIEKSQKAKDSFEGEVKLISNVHHRNLVRLLGCCSKGPDMMLVYEYMPNKSLDIFLFGDQQGTLNWKQRFGIIVGMARGLAYLHDEFHVCIIHRDIKSSNILLDNDFQPKIADFGLARLLPEGQSHLSTRFAGTLGYTAPEYAIHGQLSEKVDTYSFGVVVLEIVSGRRSNDIKLEPVTQYLLEWAWRLYESDSLLELVDQHFDPNEFTEEEMIKVIKIALLCTQSAVSMRPTMSEVVVMLLNKGELGLSKPTRPTFIDATNRVRGDTSTSSASCKSNATMSMSLGAR; encoded by the exons ATGTTAGTGTGCTGGCCTCACGTGCTTTCGTGGAGCCAGGATTTACTTGGCATGACACACATAAAACACAGAGACACAAAGGCGTGCCTTGGATTTTG CCCTGCAGATGCAAGCCCACAATCTGTCCTCTTAAACAAAGGCTGCAGCCAATACAATGTGGCCAACACAGCTACTTTCTTCCAAAACCTTAATTCCTCCTTCAATGATCTACGTGCCCAATTGAATTCGAAAAAGTTTGCCACAACCGAGAAAGCCCAAGGGTCAGACCCAGTCTATGTCTTAGCACAGTGCCGGGACTACCTCTCTACATCTGACTGCTTGTCTTGTTTCACAACAGCTGAACTTCAGATACGCAATTGTTCATCTGCAAACGGTGCTAGAGTCATCTATGATGGCTGTTTCATAAGATATGAAAGCAATAATTTCTTTGACCAGACAACCTTACCAGGAAATGTTGCCTTGTGTGGAAACCAGACTGCAACCCAGAAAGGGACCTTTATTCAACTTGCTGATAGAGTCTTAAGTGATCTAGCTTCTGCGACTCCAAAAATCCATGGTTATTTTGCTGCTGTAAAGTCCGAAGGAAGTCAGAATACTGTTGTGTATGCTGTTGCCCAATGCATACTGACTGCTTCTGAAAGTGAATGTACGAATTGCCTGAATGTTGCGTATACCAACATAAAAAGTTGTCCACCAGAGGCTGATGGACGAGCTGTGGATGCTGGGTGTTTCATGAGATATTCAAGTTCACCTTTCTTTTTGGACAACCAGACCGTTGATATCACAAGTTTCCTCGGCAAAA ATGGTTCAAGCAAGAAATATATCCTTGGAGGTGTCCTTGGTGGAGGAGCTCTAGTTGTTATCTTAGCtctttcattcttcattttttggcGGCAATCCAGAAAAGCACCTTCTGCtaaag GAGACATATTAGTTGCGACTGAACTGCAAGGCCCAATGAACTTCCATTATTCTGATCTTAGAACTGCCACAAGTAATTTCAGCCTAGAGAACAAGCTTGGTGAAGGAGGCTTTGGGGAGGTTTacaag GGTATCCTTAAGAATGGAAAGGTGGTAGCTGTCAAGAAACTAGCAATAGAGAAGTCACAGAAGGCAAAGGATTCATTTGAGGGTGAAGTGAAACTTATTAGCAATGTGCATCACAGGAATCTTGTTCGGCTTCTTGGTTGTTGCAGCAAAGGCCCTGATATGATGCTTGTATATGAGTACATGCCCAACAAAAGCCTTGACATATTCTTATTTG GTGACCAGCAAGGCACACTAAACTGGAAGCAGCGGTTTGGCATAATTGTTGGGATGGCAAGAGGCCTTGCATACTTGCATGACGAATTCCATGTGTGCATTATACATCGCGACATCAAGTCAAGCAATATACTTCTTGATAACGATTTTCAGCCTAAGATTGCTGATTTTGGACTTGCAAGGCTTCTTCCAGAAGGCCAAAGCCATCTTAGCACCAGATTTGCAGGAACCTT GGGTTACACTGCACCTGAATATGCAATCCATGGGCAATTGTCAGAGAAAGTGGACACTTACAGCTTTGGTGTGGTTGTCCTGGAAATCGTAAGTGGTCGAAGGAGCAATGACATAAAACTGGAGCCCGTTACTCAATATCTGCTTGAGTGG GCATGGAGATTATATGAGTCAGACTCACTTTTAGAATTAGTGGATCAGCACTTTGACCCAAATGAGTTCACAGAAGAGGAAATGATTAAGGTGATTAAGATAGCGCTTCTTTGTACCCAGTCTGCTGTCTCCATGAGGCCAACAATGTCCGAGGTGGTAGTTATGCTCCTAAATAAAGGGGAGTTGGGTTTGAGCAAGCCAACAAGACCAACTTTCATAGATGCCACAAACAGAGTTCGTGGTGATACATCTACATCAAGTGCCTCATGCAAATCTAACGCCACAATGTCAATGTCCCTTGGAGCTCGTTGa
- the LOC116248727 gene encoding cold-responsive protein kinase 1-like isoform X5 produces MRKVFLTFLFSLLISGLCPFSPADASPQSVLLNKGCSQYNVANTATFFQNLNSSFNDLRAQLNSKKFATTEKAQGSDPVYVLAQCRDYLSTSDCLSCFTTAELQIRNCSSANGARVIYDGCFIRYESNNFFDQTTLPGNVALCGNQTATQKGTFIQLADRVLSDLASATPKIHGYFAAVKSEGSQNTVVYAVAQCILTASESECTNCLNVAYTNIKSCPPEADGRAVDAGCFMRYSSSPFFLDNQTVDITSFLGKNGSSKKYILGGVLGGGALVVILALSFFIFWRQSRKAPSAKGDILVATELQGPMNFHYSDLRTATSNFSLENKLGEGGFGEVYKGILKNGKVVAVKKLAIEKSQKAKDSFEGEVKLISNVHHRNLVRLLGCCSKGPDMMLVYEYMPNKSLDIFLFGDQQGTLNWKQRFGIIVGMARGLAYLHDEFHVCIIHRDIKSSNILLDNDFQPKIADFGLARLLPEGQSHLSTRFAGTLGYTAPEYAIHGQLSEKVDTYSFGVVVLEIVSGRRSNDIKLEPVTQYLLEWAWRLYESDSLLELVDQHFDPNEFTEEEMIKVIKIALLCTQSAVSMRPTMSEVVVMLLNKGELGLSKPTRPTFIDATNRVRGDTSTSSASCKSNATMSMSLGAR; encoded by the exons ATGAGAAAAGTCTTCTTAACTTTTCTATTTAGTTTGCTAATCAGTGGGCTTTGTCCTTTCAGCCCTGCAGATGCAAGCCCACAATCTGTCCTCTTAAACAAAGGCTGCAGCCAATACAATGTGGCCAACACAGCTACTTTCTTCCAAAACCTTAATTCCTCCTTCAATGATCTACGTGCCCAATTGAATTCGAAAAAGTTTGCCACAACCGAGAAAGCCCAAGGGTCAGACCCAGTCTATGTCTTAGCACAGTGCCGGGACTACCTCTCTACATCTGACTGCTTGTCTTGTTTCACAACAGCTGAACTTCAGATACGCAATTGTTCATCTGCAAACGGTGCTAGAGTCATCTATGATGGCTGTTTCATAAGATATGAAAGCAATAATTTCTTTGACCAGACAACCTTACCAGGAAATGTTGCCTTGTGTGGAAACCAGACTGCAACCCAGAAAGGGACCTTTATTCAACTTGCTGATAGAGTCTTAAGTGATCTAGCTTCTGCGACTCCAAAAATCCATGGTTATTTTGCTGCTGTAAAGTCCGAAGGAAGTCAGAATACTGTTGTGTATGCTGTTGCCCAATGCATACTGACTGCTTCTGAAAGTGAATGTACGAATTGCCTGAATGTTGCGTATACCAACATAAAAAGTTGTCCACCAGAGGCTGATGGACGAGCTGTGGATGCTGGGTGTTTCATGAGATATTCAAGTTCACCTTTCTTTTTGGACAACCAGACCGTTGATATCACAAGTTTCCTCGGCAAAA ATGGTTCAAGCAAGAAATATATCCTTGGAGGTGTCCTTGGTGGAGGAGCTCTAGTTGTTATCTTAGCtctttcattcttcattttttggcGGCAATCCAGAAAAGCACCTTCTGCtaaag GAGACATATTAGTTGCGACTGAACTGCAAGGCCCAATGAACTTCCATTATTCTGATCTTAGAACTGCCACAAGTAATTTCAGCCTAGAGAACAAGCTTGGTGAAGGAGGCTTTGGGGAGGTTTacaag GGTATCCTTAAGAATGGAAAGGTGGTAGCTGTCAAGAAACTAGCAATAGAGAAGTCACAGAAGGCAAAGGATTCATTTGAGGGTGAAGTGAAACTTATTAGCAATGTGCATCACAGGAATCTTGTTCGGCTTCTTGGTTGTTGCAGCAAAGGCCCTGATATGATGCTTGTATATGAGTACATGCCCAACAAAAGCCTTGACATATTCTTATTTG GTGACCAGCAAGGCACACTAAACTGGAAGCAGCGGTTTGGCATAATTGTTGGGATGGCAAGAGGCCTTGCATACTTGCATGACGAATTCCATGTGTGCATTATACATCGCGACATCAAGTCAAGCAATATACTTCTTGATAACGATTTTCAGCCTAAGATTGCTGATTTTGGACTTGCAAGGCTTCTTCCAGAAGGCCAAAGCCATCTTAGCACCAGATTTGCAGGAACCTT GGGTTACACTGCACCTGAATATGCAATCCATGGGCAATTGTCAGAGAAAGTGGACACTTACAGCTTTGGTGTGGTTGTCCTGGAAATCGTAAGTGGTCGAAGGAGCAATGACATAAAACTGGAGCCCGTTACTCAATATCTGCTTGAGTGG GCATGGAGATTATATGAGTCAGACTCACTTTTAGAATTAGTGGATCAGCACTTTGACCCAAATGAGTTCACAGAAGAGGAAATGATTAAGGTGATTAAGATAGCGCTTCTTTGTACCCAGTCTGCTGTCTCCATGAGGCCAACAATGTCCGAGGTGGTAGTTATGCTCCTAAATAAAGGGGAGTTGGGTTTGAGCAAGCCAACAAGACCAACTTTCATAGATGCCACAAACAGAGTTCGTGGTGATACATCTACATCAAGTGCCTCATGCAAATCTAACGCCACAATGTCAATGTCCCTTGGAGCTCGTTGa